One window from the genome of Rhodobacteraceae bacterium S2214 encodes:
- the tolQ gene encoding protein TolQ, which translates to MEHDFTMWALFARATITVKLVMIMLIAASLWCWAVIVDKIIQYRKARREAEVFDRAFWSGEPLDTLFDQIGANPRGQSEKIFAAGMLEWRRSHKQDGNLIAGAQARIDRSMDVAIAKESAKLTKGLPVLATTGSTAPFVGLFGTVWGIMNAFIEIAEAQTTNLAVVAPGIAEALLATGLGLLAAIPAVIYYNKLSADADRITAGYEAFADEFATILSRQLDS; encoded by the coding sequence ATGGAACACGACTTCACAATGTGGGCGCTGTTTGCGCGCGCGACGATTACCGTCAAATTGGTTATGATCATGCTGATTGCCGCATCATTGTGGTGCTGGGCGGTGATCGTGGACAAGATCATTCAATACCGCAAAGCGCGGCGCGAAGCGGAGGTTTTTGACCGCGCATTCTGGTCGGGTGAACCGCTGGATACCCTTTTTGATCAGATCGGTGCGAACCCGCGTGGTCAAAGCGAAAAGATTTTCGCGGCTGGCATGCTGGAATGGCGCAGGTCGCACAAGCAGGACGGCAACCTGATCGCGGGCGCGCAGGCGCGGATCGATAGATCGATGGATGTGGCGATTGCGAAAGAGTCCGCAAAGCTGACAAAGGGCCTGCCAGTTCTCGCAACGACCGGTTCGACCGCTCCGTTTGTTGGCCTGTTCGGGACCGTTTGGGGGATCATGAACGCGTTTATCGAAATCGCAGAAGCCCAAACAACGAACCTTGCCGTTGTGGCACCCGGTATTGCTGAGGCGCTTTTGGCCACGGGCCTTGGCTTGCTCGCCGCGATCCCTGCCGTGATTTATTATAACAAACTCAGCGCCGATGCCGACCGGATCACTGCTGGCTACGAAGCCTTCGCCGACGAATTCGCGACGATCCTCAGCCGTCAGTTGGATTCCTGA
- the ybgC gene encoding tol-pal system-associated acyl-CoA thioesterase, translating into MTHVLPVKVYYEDTDMGGVVYYANYLKFIERARSEIVEELGVDQNIMKADGYVFVVTRVVADYLAPAKLGDRLEVKTTHKATSPLRWVFDQTVWRGDQCLFKADVTAVCMTNEGRPVRLPAELRAQLA; encoded by the coding sequence ATGACCCATGTTTTGCCTGTCAAAGTCTATTACGAAGACACGGACATGGGCGGGGTCGTCTACTATGCTAACTACCTCAAGTTCATCGAACGGGCCCGATCCGAAATCGTTGAAGAATTGGGCGTAGATCAAAATATCATGAAAGCTGACGGATACGTCTTCGTCGTGACCCGCGTGGTGGCCGATTATCTGGCGCCTGCGAAACTGGGCGACCGATTGGAAGTCAAAACCACGCATAAGGCGACATCCCCACTGCGATGGGTGTTCGACCAGACGGTTTGGCGCGGCGATCAATGTCTGTTCAAGGCCGACGTCACGGCCGTTTGCATGACGAATGAAGGACGTCCCGTGCGGCTTCCGGCGGAACTTCGCGCACAATTGGCATAA
- the ruvB gene encoding Holliday junction branch migration DNA helicase RuvB, which produces MQEPDPTLRPDRQPEDADRALRPQTLDEFIGQRDARANLKVFIESAKKRGEAMDHALFHGPPGLGKTTLAQIMARELGVNFRMTSGPVLAKAGDLAAILTNLEARDVLFIDEIHRLNPAVEEVLYPALEDFELDLVIGEGPAARTVRIELQPFTLVGATTRMGLLTTPLRDRFGIPTRLEFYTEDELHEIVTRGARLMGAPAADLGAREIAKRARGTPRIAGRLLRRVVDFAVVDGDGTVTQEIADMALTRLGVDNLGLDSADRRYLRLIAESYGGGPVGVETLSAALSESRDSLEDVIEPYLLQKGLIQRTPRGRMLAQAAWRHLGLDAPKGQTDMFG; this is translated from the coding sequence ATGCAAGAACCGGACCCCACATTACGCCCTGACCGCCAGCCCGAGGATGCGGATCGCGCGTTGCGTCCGCAAACGCTGGATGAATTTATCGGGCAGCGTGATGCCCGCGCGAACCTGAAGGTTTTCATCGAAAGCGCGAAGAAACGCGGCGAAGCGATGGATCACGCGTTGTTTCATGGGCCGCCGGGCCTTGGGAAAACGACGCTTGCCCAGATTATGGCGCGCGAATTGGGCGTAAATTTCCGCATGACCTCTGGCCCTGTGTTGGCCAAGGCGGGCGATCTGGCTGCGATTCTGACCAATCTCGAAGCCCGCGATGTTTTGTTTATCGACGAAATTCATCGTCTGAACCCTGCTGTTGAAGAGGTGCTTTATCCAGCACTGGAAGATTTCGAGCTTGATCTCGTGATTGGCGAGGGACCAGCTGCGCGGACTGTGCGGATTGAATTGCAGCCCTTTACGCTGGTCGGCGCGACAACGCGGATGGGCCTGCTAACGACCCCTTTGCGGGATCGTTTTGGGATTCCGACGCGGCTCGAATTCTACACCGAAGATGAACTGCACGAAATCGTCACGCGTGGTGCCCGCCTGATGGGCGCACCTGCGGCGGATCTGGGTGCGCGCGAGATTGCGAAACGGGCGCGGGGCACACCACGGATCGCGGGACGGTTGCTGCGCCGTGTCGTTGATTTCGCTGTTGTGGATGGCGACGGAACGGTCACGCAGGAAATCGCGGATATGGCGCTGACACGGCTTGGCGTGGATAACCTCGGCCTTGATAGCGCCGACCGTCGGTATCTGCGATTGATCGCGGAAAGTTATGGCGGTGGTCCTGTGGGCGTTGAAACCCTATCGGCGGCATTAAGCGAAAGCCGCGATAGTTTGGAAGACGTGATTGAACCATACCTGCTGCAAAAAGGGTTGATCCAACGGACCCCGCGCGGGCGGATGCTGGCGCAGGCCGCGTGGCGTCATCTGGGGTTGGATGCGCCCAAAGGGCAGACGGATATGTTCGGGTAG
- the ruvA gene encoding Holliday junction branch migration protein RuvA, which translates to MIGKISGIIDYRGSDHVLIDVRGVGYVVYVSDRVKAGLPANGEAVALFTDLLVQETNLQLFGFTSLVEKEWHRLLMSVQGIGAKASMAILGTLGDEGVSRAIALGDWNAIAKAKGVGPKTAQKVILDLKDKAPSVMAMGGTLAENLDDAVLEPVEAPKKKRAATPKANPAQPEALSALGNLGYAPGDAASAVAEALGAEPDLQTAGLIRAALKLLAPKE; encoded by the coding sequence ATGATTGGGAAGATTTCAGGGATTATCGACTATCGCGGATCGGATCACGTGCTGATTGACGTGCGGGGCGTGGGCTATGTTGTCTATGTGTCGGACCGCGTGAAAGCCGGATTGCCCGCGAATGGCGAAGCGGTGGCGTTGTTCACCGATCTACTGGTGCAAGAAACGAATTTGCAACTTTTCGGCTTTACGTCTTTGGTTGAAAAGGAATGGCACCGCCTGTTGATGTCCGTGCAAGGGATCGGTGCGAAAGCGTCGATGGCGATTTTGGGCACCTTGGGCGATGAAGGTGTCAGCCGCGCCATTGCGCTGGGCGATTGGAATGCGATTGCAAAGGCCAAGGGTGTCGGCCCTAAGACGGCGCAAAAGGTGATCCTTGATCTCAAGGACAAAGCCCCGTCAGTGATGGCAATGGGCGGCACTTTGGCTGAAAATCTGGACGATGCGGTCTTGGAACCGGTCGAAGCGCCGAAAAAGAAACGCGCAGCAACGCCAAAGGCGAATCCAGCGCAGCCAGAGGCGTTGTCGGCGCTCGGCAATCTTGGTTATGCGCCCGGTGATGCGGCCAGTGCGGTCGCTGAGGCGTTGGGCGCTGAACCTGATCTGCAGACGGCTGGATTGATCCGCGCCGCCTTGAAGCTGCTGGCCCCGAAGGAGTAA
- the ruvC gene encoding crossover junction endodeoxyribonuclease RuvC, translating to MRVLGIDPGLRNMGWGIIDVAGSRMTHVANGIAHSTGKDLGFRLLSLYEQLTDVIHTYGPETAAVEQTFVNKDAVGTLKLGQARGIAMLVPSKAGLEIGEYAPNAVKKAVVGVGHAAKAQIDHMVRLQLPGVELAGPDAADALAIAICHAHHQQSANHLSRAIAKATA from the coding sequence ATGCGCGTATTGGGGATTGATCCGGGTCTGCGGAACATGGGCTGGGGGATTATCGACGTGGCTGGCAGCCGCATGACCCACGTCGCCAACGGAATTGCCCATTCGACGGGCAAGGATTTGGGGTTTCGGTTGTTGTCGCTTTACGAGCAATTGACGGACGTCATTCACACCTACGGGCCTGAGACTGCCGCCGTTGAACAGACGTTTGTGAACAAAGATGCGGTTGGCACGCTGAAGCTGGGCCAAGCGCGCGGGATCGCGATGTTGGTTCCGTCGAAGGCCGGGCTCGAGATTGGCGAATATGCCCCCAACGCGGTCAAGAAAGCCGTTGTTGGCGTGGGCCACGCTGCAAAGGCGCAGATTGACCATATGGTCCGCCTGCAATTGCCGGGGGTCGAACTGGCTGGCCCAGATGCGGCGGACGCATTGGCGATTGCCATTTGCCACGCACACCATCAACAATCGGCGAACCATTTGTCACGCGCGATTGCAAAGGCCACAGCATGA
- a CDS encoding DUF1127 domain-containing protein, with protein sequence MAAFDTTRPVAVLNAGRFSNIFASVIGTLATWNDARITRKALSKLSARELEDIGLTYADLDTISTITR encoded by the coding sequence ATGGCCGCTTTTGACACCACCCGCCCAGTCGCCGTCCTGAACGCAGGCCGCTTTTCTAACATCTTCGCCTCCGTAATAGGCACTTTGGCAACTTGGAACGACGCGCGTATCACACGCAAAGCGCTGTCCAAACTGTCAGCACGTGAACTCGAAGATATCGGCCTGACTTACGCTGATCTGGACACCATTTCGACCATCACGCGCTAA
- a CDS encoding 50S ribosomal protein L11 methyltransferase, with protein MTTYSALTTLMGEELATKLGDALEALTPEPTGVGVFEVEDGSGLWEVGAYFDDQPDVAGMAVLTTMYDVKPFVVSEVPDTDWVAHVRRELAPVVAGRFFVYGSHDVDKVPDDCTPLLIEAAMAFGTGHHGTTLGCLRAFDRLVNAGFTSGKVADIGCGTAVLAMAAATVVPEVVIATDIDPVAVDVAEVNVRANKLDGQVNCVTAPGFETPVLKDAAPFDLIFANILKGPLIGLSADMANATIAGGHVILSGILNEQADDVVNVYEGNGYSLLHRDVIVEWTTLTFTKKT; from the coding sequence ATGACCACTTATTCTGCACTAACGACACTGATGGGCGAAGAGCTTGCGACGAAACTGGGCGACGCGCTTGAGGCACTGACACCTGAACCAACTGGCGTGGGCGTTTTCGAGGTCGAAGATGGGTCCGGCCTATGGGAAGTCGGCGCGTATTTCGACGACCAACCTGATGTCGCTGGCATGGCTGTGTTGACCACGATGTATGACGTGAAGCCGTTTGTCGTGTCCGAGGTTCCCGACACCGACTGGGTCGCGCATGTGCGGCGCGAACTGGCACCGGTCGTCGCTGGTCGGTTCTTCGTCTACGGGTCACATGACGTGGACAAAGTGCCCGATGATTGTACGCCGTTGTTGATCGAGGCGGCGATGGCGTTTGGCACGGGCCACCACGGCACGACATTGGGCTGTCTGCGGGCGTTCGACCGACTGGTCAACGCAGGGTTCACATCTGGCAAGGTCGCGGACATCGGGTGTGGGACCGCCGTTTTGGCAATGGCCGCAGCAACTGTCGTACCAGAAGTTGTGATCGCCACGGACATCGATCCGGTCGCCGTTGATGTCGCCGAAGTGAACGTGCGGGCAAACAAACTGGACGGTCAGGTGAACTGTGTCACAGCCCCCGGATTCGAAACCCCGGTGCTAAAAGACGCGGCCCCGTTCGATTTGATCTTCGCCAACATCTTAAAAGGGCCACTAATCGGCCTTTCTGCCGACATGGCAAACGCGACAATCGCAGGTGGGCATGTGATTCTGTCCGGTATTTTGAACGAACAAGCTGATGATGTGGTTAACGTTTATGAAGGAAATGGATACAGTCTTTTGCATCGCGATGTGATTGTTGAATGGACGACGCTTACATTCACCAAAAAGACTTAA
- the msrA gene encoding peptide-methionine (S)-S-oxide reductase MsrA yields MFFMTRDKSEMISADAALSGRAMPIPTAEAHHIFGTPITPDVPEGQEVAMFGMGCFWGVERMFWQLDGVTSTMVGYAGGFTPNATYEEVCSGKTGHNEVVRVVYDPSVISYDQLLQVFWEGHDPTQGMRQGNDRGTQYRSGIYTYTDAQAKAAEASKADFAPRLSKAGFGAITTEITPAPTFYFAEDYHQQYLSKNPDGYCGIGGTGVTCPIGVAV; encoded by the coding sequence ATGTTCTTTATGACCCGCGACAAATCCGAAATGATCTCTGCTGATGCGGCCCTGTCGGGGCGTGCGATGCCAATCCCGACTGCCGAAGCGCACCACATTTTTGGCACGCCGATCACACCAGATGTGCCAGAAGGCCAAGAGGTCGCGATGTTTGGCATGGGCTGTTTCTGGGGCGTTGAGCGCATGTTCTGGCAACTGGATGGCGTGACGTCGACGATGGTGGGCTACGCGGGCGGGTTCACCCCGAACGCGACCTATGAAGAAGTGTGTTCCGGCAAAACCGGCCATAATGAAGTGGTTCGCGTCGTCTATGATCCATCAGTGATATCGTATGATCAACTGTTGCAGGTGTTCTGGGAAGGCCATGATCCGACCCAAGGGATGCGCCAAGGTAATGATCGTGGCACGCAATATCGGTCAGGCATCTACACTTATACCGATGCGCAGGCCAAAGCGGCAGAAGCCAGCAAGGCGGATTTTGCCCCGCGCCTGTCCAAAGCAGGGTTTGGTGCGATCACAACAGAGATTACGCCGGCACCCACATTCTACTTCGCTGAGGATTATCATCAGCAGTATTTGTCAAAGAACCCGGACGGGTATTGTGGGATCGGTGGCACTGGCGTGACCTGTCCTATTGGTGTTGCGGTCTAA